The proteins below come from a single Benincasa hispida cultivar B227 chromosome 4, ASM972705v1, whole genome shotgun sequence genomic window:
- the LOC120075574 gene encoding 3'-5' exonuclease eri1-like: MMALERKESMQRNCEASIKCLQNNGMPFSLQHSGNSADGFQELTDEISCRANNDIPETNHPLLNNFIERPNEFHNKPAYQHNSGSWPAFHFDSQKVQQCQMNTSDCQLYSLPVENRVQYVPFKMFEQNYHCEVRLQEFQYFVVIDFEATCDKDRNPHPQEIIEFPSVIVSSVTGQLEACFQTYVRPTCNQHLSDFCRDLTGIQQIQVDRGVTLNEALLRHDKWLEKRGIKNTNFAVVTWSNWDCRVMLESECRFKKIRKPPYFNRWINLKVPFREVFGGARCNLKEAVEMAGLSWEGRAHCGLDDAKNTARLLALLMHRGFRFSITNSLMWQTTDCPLQWKQFPETVTLPLQPPMKPKPLQVPIIQYFPYCFCGVRSSRGMVRKPGPKQGSFFFGCGNWTATKGARCQYFEWASP; encoded by the exons ATGATGGCCCTTGAACGCAAAG AAAGTATGCAGAGGAACTGTGAGGCCTCTATAAAATGCCTCCAGAATAATGGAATGCCATTCAGTTTGCAACATAGTGGAAATTCTGCTGATGGTTTCCAAGAACTTACAGATGAAATCAGTTGTCGTGCCAACAATGATATTCCTGAAACAAACCACCCATTGCTTAACAATTTCATTGAACGTCCTAATGAATTTCACAATAAACCTGCTTATCAGCACAATTCTGGATCATGGCCAGCCTTCCATTTTGACTCTCAAAAGGTGCAACAGTGCCAGATGAATACTTCTGATTGTCAATTATACTCTTTGCCGGTGGAGAACCGCGTCCAATACGTCCCTTTCAAAATGTTTGAACAGAATTACCATTGCGAAGTTCGGTTGCAAGAGTTTCAATATTTTGTGGTTATAGACTTTGAAGCAACGTGTGATAAAGATAGAAATCCCCATCCACAGGAGATAATTGAGTTCCCATCTGTCATTGTAAGTAGTGTGACCGGCCAACTGGAAGCTTGCTTTCAGACATATGTGCGCCCAACTTGCAATCAGCACTTGAGTGATTTCTGCAGGGATCTAACTGGCATTCAGCAAATTCAG GTGGACAGAGGTGTTACTCTCAATGAAGCTCTCCTCAGGCATGATAAATGGCTTGAAAAGAGGGGGATCAAAAATACAAATTTTGCAGTGGTAACTTGGTCAAACTGGGATTGCCGAGTCATGTTAGAGTCGGAATGCCGTTTCAAGAAGATTCGGAAGCCTCCATATTTCAACCG ATGGATCAACTTAAAAGTTCCATTTCGTGAGGTTTTCGGGGGAGCACGATGCAATCTAAAGGAAGCTGTTGAGATGGCAGGCTTATCTTGGGAAGGTCGTGCTCATTGTGGTCTTGATGATGCCAAGAACACTGCTCGTTTACTTGCCCTTCTAATGCATAGAGGCTTCAGATTCTCCATCACCAATTCATTGATGTGGCAGACTACTGACTGTccattgcaatggaaacaattCCCAGAAACCGTAACACTCCCTCTGCAACCGCCGATGAAACCAAAACCTCTGCAAGTTCCCATTATCCAATACTTCCCATACTGTTTCTGTGGGGTCAGAAGTAGCAGAGGTATGGTTCGTAAGCCAGGACCAAAGCAAGGGAGTTTCTTCTTTGGCTGTGGGAACTGGACTGCTACAAAAGGGGCACGTTGCCAGTACTTCGAGTGGGCCTCTCCCTGA